In Armatimonadota bacterium, the genomic stretch TGATTGCCGCTACGAATGCGTCTGGGGAAAGTGAATCCGCAGCTGTATGGGCATCGTTAACAATTGCTCGGTGTGCCTGGGCGAGTGCACTGATTTCAATTGAGTCCAACTCACCGATCTCAGTTGCAATCTGAATGCCCTTGCTCTTCGCGGCACTGACGATGTTCAACGGCCGCGTTACGGTCTGCAAGAAGCTTGGATTGCTGATTGCTTGCTGAATCGCCTCGATTCGGAACGAGACCCGACGCGGGGAGGAGAGTTCACCCAAGTGATCTGCGAGCATTGCCGCTTCCAGAACGTCGTGCCGTTCCACATTCATTAGCGCCTTGTAGCGACCGACGAAAATTTCGGCCAGGCTCTGAACTGCCTTATTAGGGTCAAGCGTAATTCCTTGTGCGGAGTACAGCTCGAACGCCTTGCTCAGAAGGTCGGAATAGCTAGTTTTCAACCCGGTCCAATCTTTGGCCAGTTCAATGAGGATTGTCACGGCGCGGCGAAGTCCGAAAGGATCGCTCGAACCGCTTGGGCTAAGTCCTTGCCCAAGATATCCCGCGAGTTTGTCGAGTTGGTCCGCTGCGATCATAGACCGCGAGACAACCGATTCGCCGGAGATTTTCTCATGGGAGTACTGATCCCGGATGGCGTTACAAACCTCGGTTTCGAATCCTTCACGTTTGGCGTATTCGCCTCCGACAACACCCTGCAAAGACGAAAGCTCGGAAACAAGTCCGGTGACCAAATCGGCCTTTGCGTAAAGTCCTGCTTTTTGTGCGGCAGCCGCCTGTTCTGTGGACGCACCAGCCTTGCCGGCGACAAACTCCGCCAGTGCCGCCAGGCGGTCTGCTCGCTGGCGAACGGTGCCTAACTTTTCTTGGAACAGCATCTTCTCGGTTTTCGCGAGGAACTGATCCATCGTGAACCGACTATCTTCATCGAAGAAGAATTTGGCATCGTTGAACCGAGCGTTTAGCACCCATGCGTTTCCGTTGCGCACAGTGGTTTCTTCGCCGCCATTGCGTATCGAAATGAACTTGGTGAGGAGCTTTCCATCTGGGCCCTCAACGGGGAAAAACCGCTCGTGCTTGGCCATCGCGGTGATCAAAACAGGTTCAGGTAGGTTGCCAAATTCAGGCTTGAAGTCACCTTCGAGAGCCGTCGGCCATTCGGTAAGAAACACGTTTTCGTCGATCAGCGCTTCGGTCATCATCGGTTTGCCGCTCGCAACGGTCGTGGCGCCTTCGATGATTCGGGTTCGCCGGGCTTCTGGGCAGGGTTCGACTTGTCTGCTTCGTAATGCCGAAAGCAACTCATCAAATCGGGTGGCTTCAAAGCTCTCTGGCGCGTTGAACCGGTGCCCTCGGGACTGGGTTCCGCTGACCACGGATTCGATCTGAAAATCGACCGATCTGCCGTCAAATGCCGCCAAGATCCACCGGATTGGACGGGCATAGCGGATACCCGAGCTACCCCATCGCATCGACTTTTCGAACTGCAGAGCCAAGATGGATTCGGGGATCAGAGTCTTTAGGACGTCGATCGTGGGAACGCCAGGGATGAACTTCGTGATCCAAGCGTAATCGCCTTCCTTTCGGACTGTGGCCACATCAACGCCTTGTGACCGGCAAAATCCTTCCAATGCTTTTGTTGGATTCCCGGACTCGTCGAATGCGGCTTTGACTGCTGGCCCGCGCACATCTTTGTTCTGATCTGGCTGCATCGCGACCAAATCTTGGACGGAAACGATCAGTCGGCGAGGGGTGCCCAGACTGACCACTGCACCGAACGAGAGATTGGCTGCGCGAAGTCGAGTTTCGACCTCTGACTGAAGCTGCTCATAGGCGCCACGCACAAAACTGGCGGGCAGTTCTTCGCATCCAAGTTCAATGAGCAGTTCCGGCATAGAGCCAAATTTTACCGTGGGAACTGATTTTTCGACCTTTCAGTAGGAATTTAGGTAAAGTTCAATCGTTTGGGCTTAGCCTGAACTGAACCTAGGAGAAAAAACAGCATGAAGCGAATCCTCACAACCGCTCTTGTCGCTGGACTTGGCGTGATGGCCATGGCTCAGTCGCCAAGCTTTATTCCAACCAACACCAACATTCGACTTGGATTTGTGTATCCGACCGAAGACGCCGTCCGAGATTTCACGGGCAACATGTTTGGCCTCGGCGTAGACATCGACACAAACTTCCGACTCGTGTCTTTCGGCCACGGATTCTTGTCGCTGGACTACTACACCAGTTCGCTCGACGGTAACAAGGGCCGAGTCCTTTCGGCAATGTACAACCAACGAATGCCGCTGTCCTCGATGGACGGACGAAACACCTACTACTTCGTGGGTGCTGGCATCACGAATGTGGACTTCACGACTTCCAAGACAGTCTTTGGATTGCGCGGTGGCGTGGGCATGTCCCTCAGCGAAAAGACCTACGGCGAATTGGTTTACAACTTCACCGAGAAGGTTGATGGCGTTCGAGCTTCGAATTTCGGCGTCTACCTCGGATTCAAGTTCTAATCCGGTCTTAACAAGATTCGACCCCCGCCACCCAAAAGGTGGCGGGGGTCTTTTCATTTAGCTAATGCTCGGCTACCAGCGGATGATATTTGCGCCCCAAACCAGTCCGGCACCAAACCCAACGGTCATCACGAGGTCTCCCTCTTTGAGCCTTCCGGTTTTCTTGGCTTCGCTCAGCGCGATCGGGATACTCCCGCCGCTGGTGTTGCCGTACTTTTCAACGTTCTTGAAGACCTTTTCGTCCGGCAAACCTAATTTCTCAGCTGCTGAATCGATAATTCTCATGTTCGCCTGGTGAGGAACAAAAAGATCGATGTCCTCTGGCGTCATCCCCGCCTGATTCAGCGCGCGCATGCAGGCATCACCCATCGCCCCAACCGCGAATCGATAAACCTCCGCGCCCGCCATGTAAAGGTGCGGGTGAAGATCTGGAGGGATCGGGCAGCCTGGAGGCACCATTGAGCCTCCAACGTCTACGCCGATATGCTTGGCACCACCGCCATCCGATAGAAGGACCGTGTCGATGATTCCTCGGTCGGTGTTTTCTTCGCCGCGCAAGACCACTGCACCCGCTCCATCACCGAAGAGCACGCAAGTCGCACGGTCCGTGTAGTCGAGGTACTTGGACAGAACGTCAACTCCCACAACCAGTGCCGTCTTGATGCGGCCCGCCTCAATCATGCTGCTCACAGAAGCCAGGCTGTAGATAAATCCTGCGCATGCCGCTCCAAGGTCAAATGCGCCCGCGTGATGAATTCCAAGATTGTGCTGCACCATGCATGCGGTCGCGGGGAACGGGCGATCGCCAGTGACGGTGCCAACCACGACCATTTCGATCTCATCGGGCGAAATGCCAGCGTCAATTAGAGCGTTGTGCGCGGCTTCTGTAGCGAATGTGCTCGCGGTTTCATGCGGCTCACTCACACGCCGCTCTCGAATTCCGGTTCGCTGGGTGATCCACGCGTCCGAAGTATCGACAATCTTCTCCAGATCTAAGTTGCTAAGAATTTTGTTGGGGACGGAATGGCCGACACCCTGCACCACAGCGCGAATCATTTTGGTGATTGTTATTGTGTCACTTTTTGAGGCTCGGGGCCAATCTCAGAGATTTTGGATGCCAACAATACGTTCCTTCATCGAATCGATGAGGTCAAATTGTGCGGCCTTGTCGGCGACCAACAGCGCATTCATAATCGCCCGGGCATTGCTTCGGCCATGGCAGATCACGCACAAGTGATTGAGCCCAAGCAAGGGCGAGCCACCATATTCGGCGTAGTCCAATTTTTCTCTCAGAGGCCGCAAGTACTTTCGGATGGGAAGGAAGGCGAGCTTGCTCTGCCAACTCGCCATCGCCGATTCTTTGATCTCGCTGAGGATAAATTCGGCGACGCCTTCAGCGGTTTTGAGGACGATATTTCCAACAAACGCATCGCAGACGATAACGTCGATCGGCTCTTTTCCGAGGTCTTTGCCTTCGATGTTCCCGGCGAACCAGGCGTGGCTTTCCAGAAGATTGTAGGCCTGCTTTGCAAAGGCGTTTCCTTTGCCGGGCTCCTCGCCCATGTTCAAGAGATGCACTTTGGGATTGGTCTTTCCCATCACGATCTCGGCGTATGCACGGCCCATCACCGCAAACTCGACGATCTGTTCCGGGTCGATGTCGGGCGAAGCTCCTGCATCGAGCAGCAAGAATCGGCCGTGCTTTCCTGGCATGACGGTCGCGATGGCGGGGCGGTGGATCCCGGGCATTTGTCTCCATGCAAGCAGGGATGCGGCAGACGCGGCACCCGTGTTACCAGCGCTCACCATTGAAGTTGCCTGACCTTCTTTGACCAGCCTCACAGCCACATTTAGGGAAGAGTCCTTCTTCTTTCGGAGTGCTTCGACTGGCTTTTCATCCATGCCCACGACTTCGCTGGCATGAACGATTTCGATGTTGGATGGCAAAGGGCCAAACTTCTCGATTGCTTCCTTCTGACCTACCAGAAGAATCTTGCCCTTGATCAAAGGCGCAGCCAAGATCGCCCCAGCGACGATCTCTCCTGGGGCATGATCACCCCCCATTGCATCCAATGCGATGACGCTCAGTCTGATTCTTCTCCCGGTTCCAGAATACTTCGAAGCTGGTCTAGAGGGCTAGACTGCCTTCCTAGACTATTTTCTTGTCGGACTTTCGCTTCGGGGCAATCGCCTTCCCAGCCGTAAGTGCAGAGCGGCTGAACGGGCAGATTAAGAATCAAGTTTTGGCGAATCAGACTTTCGACGATCAAGCTGTTCTCGTGGAATAGGGGTTCGCCTTCTTCATCGACAACCCGCGCAAAATCGTCTTGGGAGTACATGCTCGGAACGCCTTCAACGGCGAAGTCCTCGGTAACTTGAAAATTGACTTCTTGTTCGAGCGGACCGCCGCACCGGGCGCAATCCATATTGCATCTGGTCTTGAATTCGCCTTCGATGACCAGACTGTTCCCGGTCGAATATGCTTCTAAAAATCCTTCAACAGAGTCGGCAAGATCAACATCGTCGGACTCGGGCAAGTCGGTGGAGATATCAACGGCGATCTTTCGTCCCGGATGTTGTAGCGCATCATTAAGGTCAAGCAATCCATCGCGCTTCATGGGAAGGTGATTGTACCCCGGGGCAAGGTTTGAACCCAAAAACCGGGGCCGAAATGCATTTTTTGATGCCAAGTAAAAAATGGGTCAAACTAAGAACCTGTAAACGTCGTCAAACATGGCGAGCGTTGGTCTATACTGAGGCTTGAATGGGTATCGGGTTTTTCTGGTACCTAGAATGAATAGGAATCATCAACCAGCATGAAGAAGCTGCTCTTGGGCGCAATTACTCTCGCGATTTTAGCCGGCTGTGGCGGAGATGGATCGGATACAACAACGACCACCTCTGGTGCTACGACTGGCGCCACCTCCGGTGGAACTGGACGCGAATATCCGACTTTTAACTTGGGCACGGGTGCCCTTCTCCAGACATCGTTCGTTTCCGGTCAGGGCCGCTCAACAGGCAGTTCCCGAGCCACCGGTTCGCAAGTTGCGCTGATCAAATCAGTTCAATTCCGAAACGATGCCAACGATTTTGTTCCAAGCTCGGATCAGATTCTGGGTGACGAAATTCGAGTCCAATTGGACGGTTACACCCTGAACACTAAGGCCTTCGGTGTGACCTTTGGAATCGGACAGACCTCGAAGCGATTCCTGGAGTACCCGATGGAGATCGCTCAGTTCCTGCGAGTCGAGTCAGACAATTCTCTGACCCCTTTGACTCCAGAAGATAGCATTGCTTTCCAACCACCGGTTCCGTTTGACTGTGACGTCCGAGTTTTTGCGGGTCGCGTGAGTTCGGTGAATATCCGTCTCGATGATTCGATGGTGAGCTTTGATGACGTCGCTGGTGCGGTCACTTTCAATCCAGACCTGTTCGTGGCTTCGAACTACGATCTGATTCATAACCGCATCACAAGTTCGTTCAGCGACTACTTGGCATTCGACATTTCGCAGATGCCGACAGGTGATCGACCTCCTCTCTCGATTTCTGGCGATCCTGCCGACCGCGTTTTCTTCAGCGGCGACGGATACGGAATTTCGAACGGTTTGGGCGCAGCTAGCCAGTTCGAACTCCTTTCACCAGTCCGAATCGACTCCGGTCGATTGAACACTGGCTCCCCGCTTGGATCAGGCGGTGGAAGTGGAATCGGCTTTGGCGCGAACTGGTTCATCTTGGAAGATCAAGATCCACTCGCAACTCGGTTGACTTCGCTCATCGGAATTTGGAAGCCATTCACACAAGCTGTCAACTCTTCGGAAGATGTCACCGTGATCGCCCTTCCTTCGAGCCGAGAGAATGACGGAATCGAAGCGAATGAAGAACAGCAAATCTTGTTCTACAAGCGAAACGTGGCAGGCAAGATCATCGACCTTTGGTACGGTCAGGTTTATTACAACACCGATGGTGACCAAACCGCAGGTACCTTCCGAGCCTATCCGATCTCAACCGTGACCGATGCTGTTCCAACTCAACAAGTGGATGGCACGATCAGCGGTGTCGTGATCACTTCGGGCGCAGCTCGACGAGGAGACTGGCAACTCAGCTCGCCTCCATCGAACTGGCCGTTCGGAACAGAAGGCGGATTCGGCGTCTATCGACGATAAGAGTCACGCCGTGATGAGGCGACTGTGTGGCGTCGAAACAGAGTACGGACTCTGGATTGATGGACGCGGCCCGGAATCACAGCAAGACGACTCAAAGACGTTCGTCGAGAATTGTCCCAACCCAAGCTATTTGGGTTGGGACAATTTTGTTGAGGCCCCACGCGCAGACCTGCGAGGATTTGAAGCGAAGCGCTTAAGCGTTGATCCACGAGATCAGCAATATGAATACCGGACAGAAACCCGGACCTATGCCCAACTCCGCGCCGACCGGATTCTCACCAACGGAGCGAGGTTCTACAACGAC encodes the following:
- a CDS encoding glycine--tRNA ligase subunit beta yields the protein MPELLIELGCEELPASFVRGAYEQLQSEVETRLRAANLSFGAVVSLGTPRRLIVSVQDLVAMQPDQNKDVRGPAVKAAFDESGNPTKALEGFCRSQGVDVATVRKEGDYAWITKFIPGVPTIDVLKTLIPESILALQFEKSMRWGSSGIRYARPIRWILAAFDGRSVDFQIESVVSGTQSRGHRFNAPESFEATRFDELLSALRSRQVEPCPEARRTRIIEGATTVASGKPMMTEALIDENVFLTEWPTALEGDFKPEFGNLPEPVLITAMAKHERFFPVEGPDGKLLTKFISIRNGGEETTVRNGNAWVLNARFNDAKFFFDEDSRFTMDQFLAKTEKMLFQEKLGTVRQRADRLAALAEFVAGKAGASTEQAAAAQKAGLYAKADLVTGLVSELSSLQGVVGGEYAKREGFETEVCNAIRDQYSHEKISGESVVSRSMIAADQLDKLAGYLGQGLSPSGSSDPFGLRRAVTILIELAKDWTGLKTSYSDLLSKAFELYSAQGITLDPNKAVQSLAEIFVGRYKALMNVERHDVLEAAMLADHLGELSSPRRVSFRIEAIQQAISNPSFLQTVTRPLNIVSAAKSKGIQIATEIGELDSIEISALAQAHRAIVNDAHTAADSLSPDAFVAAITKLLPTINAAFDNAMVMVDDEKLRSNRLAVMDQLGTTLRLGGDWTKVNAE
- a CDS encoding outer membrane beta-barrel protein → MKRILTTALVAGLGVMAMAQSPSFIPTNTNIRLGFVYPTEDAVRDFTGNMFGLGVDIDTNFRLVSFGHGFLSLDYYTSSLDGNKGRVLSAMYNQRMPLSSMDGRNTYYFVGAGITNVDFTTSKTVFGLRGGVGMSLSEKTYGELVYNFTEKVDGVRASNFGVYLGFKF
- a CDS encoding ketoacyl-ACP synthase III, with amino-acid sequence MRAVVQGVGHSVPNKILSNLDLEKIVDTSDAWITQRTGIRERRVSEPHETASTFATEAAHNALIDAGISPDEIEMVVVGTVTGDRPFPATACMVQHNLGIHHAGAFDLGAACAGFIYSLASVSSMIEAGRIKTALVVGVDVLSKYLDYTDRATCVLFGDGAGAVVLRGEENTDRGIIDTVLLSDGGGAKHIGVDVGGSMVPPGCPIPPDLHPHLYMAGAEVYRFAVGAMGDACMRALNQAGMTPEDIDLFVPHQANMRIIDSAAEKLGLPDEKVFKNVEKYGNTSGGSIPIALSEAKKTGRLKEGDLVMTVGFGAGLVWGANIIRW
- the plsX gene encoding phosphate acyltransferase PlsX — encoded protein: MSVIALDAMGGDHAPGEIVAGAILAAPLIKGKILLVGQKEAIEKFGPLPSNIEIVHASEVVGMDEKPVEALRKKKDSSLNVAVRLVKEGQATSMVSAGNTGAASAASLLAWRQMPGIHRPAIATVMPGKHGRFLLLDAGASPDIDPEQIVEFAVMGRAYAEIVMGKTNPKVHLLNMGEEPGKGNAFAKQAYNLLESHAWFAGNIEGKDLGKEPIDVIVCDAFVGNIVLKTAEGVAEFILSEIKESAMASWQSKLAFLPIRKYLRPLREKLDYAEYGGSPLLGLNHLCVICHGRSNARAIMNALLVADKAAQFDLIDSMKERIVGIQNL
- a CDS encoding DUF177 domain-containing protein, with product MKRDGLLDLNDALQHPGRKIAVDISTDLPESDDVDLADSVEGFLEAYSTGNSLVIEGEFKTRCNMDCARCGGPLEQEVNFQVTEDFAVEGVPSMYSQDDFARVVDEEGEPLFHENSLIVESLIRQNLILNLPVQPLCTYGWEGDCPEAKVRQENSLGRQSSPLDQLRSILEPGEESD